Proteins encoded in a region of the Longimicrobium terrae genome:
- the trpS gene encoding tryptophan--tRNA ligase: MRILTGLQPSGVLHIGNYFGAIKPLMDLQGKGEVFLFLADLHALTSLQDAAALRQAVRTAAIDLMACGLDVERTILWRQSDVPLHSELMWVLSTVTPMGLMERMVAYKEKTARGISSNVGLFTYPILQAADILAYDADLVPVGRDQKQHLEATRDIAVKINEAFGAGTLKLPEPAISEHVAVVPGLDGQKMSKSYGNTIDIFMEEKALRKRVMSIVTDSTPLEDPKNPDGSIIVDLYRLFATPEQVQEMKDQFRAGGMGYGHFKQRLFEAMWEYFAPMRARREEIVARPGYVDEVLAEGARRADAVARPVVNRVFSAVGLR; encoded by the coding sequence ATGCGCATTCTTACCGGGCTGCAGCCTTCGGGCGTGCTCCACATCGGCAACTACTTCGGCGCCATCAAGCCCCTGATGGACCTGCAGGGCAAGGGCGAGGTCTTTCTCTTTCTGGCCGACCTGCACGCCCTGACCTCGCTGCAGGATGCCGCCGCGCTGCGGCAGGCCGTGCGCACCGCCGCCATCGACCTCATGGCGTGCGGACTGGACGTGGAGCGCACCATCCTGTGGCGCCAGTCGGACGTGCCGCTGCACTCGGAACTGATGTGGGTGCTGTCGACGGTGACGCCGATGGGGCTGATGGAGCGCATGGTGGCGTACAAGGAAAAGACGGCGCGCGGCATCAGCAGCAACGTGGGGCTGTTCACCTATCCCATCCTGCAGGCCGCGGACATCCTGGCGTACGACGCGGACCTCGTTCCCGTGGGCCGCGACCAGAAGCAGCACCTGGAGGCCACGCGCGACATCGCCGTCAAGATCAACGAGGCGTTTGGCGCGGGGACGCTCAAGCTCCCGGAACCCGCCATCAGCGAGCACGTGGCGGTCGTCCCCGGGCTGGACGGGCAGAAGATGAGCAAGAGCTACGGCAACACCATCGACATCTTCATGGAGGAAAAGGCGTTGCGGAAGCGGGTGATGTCCATCGTCACCGATTCCACGCCGCTGGAAGACCCCAAGAACCCGGACGGCTCCATCATCGTGGACCTGTACCGCCTGTTCGCCACGCCGGAGCAGGTGCAGGAGATGAAGGACCAGTTCCGCGCGGGCGGAATGGGATACGGCCACTTCAAGCAGCGCCTGTTCGAGGCGATGTGGGAGTACTTTGCCCCCATGCGCGCGCGCCGCGAGGAGATCGTCGCCCGCCCCGGCTACGTGGACGAGGTGCTGGCCGAAGGCGCTCGCCGCGCCGACGCCGTCGCGCGCCCGGTCGTCAACCGCGTGTTCAGCGCCGTCGGCCTGCGCTGA
- a CDS encoding OmpA family protein: MTKMKRSIAAALCVATFGTTACASLNNTERGAGIGAGAGGAIGAVIGRQTGNTARGAIIGAVVGGAAGAVIGRRMDRQAQELETIPNTEVQRVGEGIAVTFESGILFATNSDVIQSAGQSNLRQLAASLQRYPGTEVLIVGHTDADGSDDYNMGLSLRRASAARNYLVGQGISSSVIRVEGRGESEPVADNTTAAGKSRNRRVEVAIFASEEYRQQVLRENGSQ, encoded by the coding sequence ATGACGAAGATGAAGCGTTCTATCGCCGCGGCGCTGTGCGTTGCCACGTTTGGCACCACGGCCTGCGCGTCCCTGAACAACACCGAGCGCGGCGCCGGCATCGGCGCGGGTGCGGGTGGCGCGATCGGCGCCGTGATCGGCCGCCAGACCGGCAACACGGCCCGCGGCGCCATCATCGGCGCGGTGGTGGGCGGCGCGGCCGGCGCGGTCATCGGCCGCCGCATGGACCGCCAAGCGCAGGAACTTGAGACGATTCCCAACACCGAAGTGCAGCGCGTGGGCGAGGGCATCGCCGTCACCTTCGAGTCCGGCATTCTGTTCGCCACCAACTCCGACGTGATTCAGTCCGCCGGCCAGAGCAACCTGCGCCAGCTGGCCGCCAGCCTGCAGCGCTACCCCGGCACCGAAGTGCTCATCGTGGGCCACACGGACGCCGACGGTTCGGATGACTACAACATGGGCCTGTCGCTGCGCCGCGCCTCGGCCGCCCGCAACTACCTGGTGGGCCAGGGCATCTCGTCCAGCGTGATCCGCGTGGAAGGCCGCGGCGAGTCCGAGCCGGTGGCCGACAACACCACCGCCGCCGGCAAGTCGCGCAACCGCCGCGTGGAAGTCGCCATCTTCGCGAGCGAAGAGTACCGGCAGCAGGTGCTGCGCGAGAACGGCTCGCAGTAA
- a CDS encoding arginase family protein, with the protein MNIHLIAVPYDSAVRGWRMGAGPEALLRSGLEDHLRARGHHVATEIVEAPDDGPATEIRTAFVLAAALRDRVRTAREAGALAVVLAGNCGSALGTVAALAEDEPLVVWMDAHGDLNTPETSRSGFLDGMALAILTGHCWAPMAASLLPRPVAEDHVLLVGARDLDAGEQALLADSAIRLVHADAARAECRGCWTPHAR; encoded by the coding sequence ATGAACATCCACCTGATCGCGGTGCCCTACGACTCTGCCGTGCGCGGCTGGCGGATGGGCGCCGGCCCTGAAGCACTGCTGCGGAGCGGACTTGAGGATCACCTGCGCGCTCGCGGCCACCACGTCGCGACCGAGATCGTGGAGGCGCCGGATGACGGGCCCGCGACCGAGATCCGAACGGCGTTCGTGCTCGCGGCGGCCTTGCGCGACCGGGTGCGCACCGCGCGTGAGGCGGGCGCGCTGGCCGTGGTGCTCGCCGGCAACTGCGGAAGCGCACTGGGCACCGTCGCCGCGCTGGCGGAAGACGAACCGCTCGTCGTGTGGATGGACGCGCACGGCGACCTGAACACGCCAGAGACGAGCCGGAGCGGCTTTCTGGACGGGATGGCGCTGGCCATCCTTACCGGCCACTGCTGGGCTCCGATGGCCGCGTCCCTCCTTCCCCGCCCCGTCGCGGAGGACCACGTCCTGCTGGTCGGCGCGCGCGACCTGGACGCGGGCGAACAGGCGCTGCTGGCCGATTCCGCCATCCGCCTGGTGCACGCGGACGCGGCGCGCGCGGAATGCCGCGGCTGCTGGACCCCGCACGCGCGGTAA
- the hutG gene encoding formimidoylglutamase, with the protein MTDLHSHPLDGLRAAPDPRDPRAPALLIPHADGEPLEGRAVVLGIPYDGGIPSRPGARFGPRAIREALAGFGAFDGEREVPSAIDLGDVSVPTMNGADAHAAIEEAARRVFASGARPVFLGGDHGITGSIIRGLAAARPDARLGLVTVDAHLDVREYEDEAHLSSGTPFRRALESGIGDGGRTAMIGIRRFANSRYYLDWVVERGVHLATVEDINTHSATRSARAALYRATEGADALYLSVDMDACDAAYAPGVSAPGIGGLSSREMIDIVRTVAADGRLVGADIMETSPPYDQDGRTARLAARLLLEILAARP; encoded by the coding sequence GTGACAGATTTGCATTCCCACCCGCTGGATGGCCTGCGTGCCGCCCCGGACCCGCGCGATCCCCGCGCCCCCGCGCTCCTCATCCCGCACGCGGACGGCGAGCCGCTGGAGGGTCGCGCCGTGGTGCTGGGGATTCCGTACGATGGCGGGATTCCGTCGCGTCCGGGCGCCCGCTTCGGCCCGCGCGCCATCCGCGAGGCGCTGGCCGGCTTCGGCGCGTTCGACGGCGAGCGCGAGGTGCCATCCGCCATCGACCTGGGCGACGTCTCCGTCCCCACCATGAACGGGGCGGATGCGCACGCCGCCATCGAAGAAGCCGCGCGGCGGGTGTTCGCCTCCGGCGCGCGGCCGGTTTTCCTGGGCGGCGACCACGGGATCACGGGGTCGATCATCCGCGGGCTGGCGGCGGCGCGGCCGGACGCGCGGCTGGGACTGGTGACCGTCGATGCACACCTGGACGTCCGGGAGTACGAGGACGAGGCGCACCTGTCCAGCGGAACGCCCTTTCGGCGCGCGCTGGAAAGCGGCATCGGCGATGGCGGGCGCACGGCCATGATCGGCATTCGCCGTTTCGCCAACTCGCGCTACTACCTGGATTGGGTGGTGGAGCGGGGCGTTCACCTGGCCACGGTGGAGGACATCAACACCCATTCTGCCACCCGCAGCGCACGCGCCGCGCTCTACCGGGCGACGGAGGGCGCCGACGCCCTGTACCTGAGCGTGGACATGGATGCATGCGACGCGGCGTACGCGCCCGGGGTGAGCGCGCCGGGCATCGGCGGGCTGTCGTCGCGGGAGATGATCGACATTGTGCGGACGGTGGCGGCGGATGGAAGGCTGGTGGGCGCCGACATCATGGAAACCTCGCCGCCGTACGACCAGGACGGCCGCACCGCCCGCCTCGCCGCGCGCCTGCTGCTGGAGATCCTGGCCGCGCGCCCGTGA
- a CDS encoding endonuclease domain-containing protein: MRGRTPRIQQAAKQLRAEMTSAEQILWTELRPSRMKDLRIRRQHAIGRFILDFYCPARMLAVEVDGGIHDGPDQAERDAARTQALAALGIEVLRIRNEQVEHDLEGTLRLIRGAADCRPERFAASTSAVPANEEPSAAS, translated from the coding sequence ATGCGGGGGCGCACGCCCCGGATCCAGCAGGCAGCAAAGCAGTTGCGCGCGGAGATGACGAGCGCGGAGCAGATCCTGTGGACCGAACTCCGTCCGAGCAGGATGAAGGACCTGCGAATTCGGAGGCAGCATGCGATCGGGCGCTTCATCCTGGACTTCTACTGTCCGGCCCGCATGCTTGCCGTCGAGGTGGATGGCGGAATCCATGATGGTCCCGATCAGGCGGAGCGTGACGCGGCCCGCACGCAGGCGCTCGCCGCGCTCGGAATCGAGGTTCTGCGTATCCGGAACGAGCAGGTCGAGCACGATCTTGAGGGCACTCTCAGGCTGATCAGAGGTGCCGCGGATTGCCGGCCGGAGCGCTTCGCCGCAAGCACTTCTGCCGTGCCGGCCAACGAGGAGCCGTCCGCGGCCTCCTGA
- a CDS encoding arginase family protein, producing the protein MPRLLDPARAVTATAYLHIDLDVIDPSEAVANGYAVPGGLSIADVAALANEVAAGFALPAIAFTAWDPSADPGSRIPAAVITILDAILDAVQPVSG; encoded by the coding sequence ATGCCGCGGCTGCTGGACCCCGCACGCGCGGTAACGGCAACCGCGTACCTGCACATCGATCTGGACGTGATCGATCCGTCGGAAGCGGTGGCGAACGGCTACGCGGTTCCGGGCGGCCTCTCCATCGCCGATGTAGCCGCGCTCGCCAACGAAGTCGCAGCCGGCTTCGCCCTTCCCGCCATCGCCTTTACCGCGTGGGACCCATCCGCCGACCCCGGATCGCGCATCCCCGCCGCCGTCATCACCATCCTCGACGCCATCCTGGACGCGGTGCAGCCGGTGAGCGGATGA
- the dapB gene encoding 4-hydroxy-tetrahydrodipicolinate reductase, which yields MAEITRVVLSGATGRMGTTLARLVGEDDGMSLAGGIGRIPEAGCDIGCPVVATPETAGEWIRQADVVIDFSSPELLARLLEMHGEALAGVALVIGTTGLGADDQRRIDEQARRSPVLQAANFSVGVNVLLALAEKAAAALGTEYDVEIVEAHHRRKVDAPSGTALALGESVAAGRSVALADVRVDGRSGRPGERPVGEVGFHSVRGGDIVGEHEVMFIGERERVTLGHVAQDRALFAEGALRAAKWLAGREPGAYSMRDVLGLG from the coding sequence GTGGCGGAGATCACGCGGGTGGTGCTGAGCGGCGCGACCGGACGGATGGGCACGACGCTGGCGCGGCTGGTGGGTGAGGACGACGGGATGTCGCTGGCGGGCGGCATCGGGCGCATTCCCGAGGCGGGGTGCGACATCGGGTGCCCGGTGGTGGCCACGCCAGAAACCGCGGGCGAGTGGATTCGCCAGGCGGACGTCGTGATCGACTTCTCCTCCCCCGAACTGCTGGCGCGGCTGCTGGAGATGCACGGCGAAGCGCTGGCGGGCGTGGCGCTCGTCATCGGCACGACGGGGCTGGGGGCGGATGACCAGCGGCGGATCGACGAGCAGGCCCGCCGGTCTCCCGTGCTGCAGGCGGCCAACTTCAGCGTGGGCGTCAACGTTCTTCTCGCGCTGGCGGAAAAGGCGGCGGCGGCGCTGGGGACGGAGTACGACGTGGAGATCGTGGAGGCGCACCACCGCCGCAAGGTGGACGCGCCGAGCGGCACCGCGCTGGCGCTGGGCGAATCCGTGGCGGCGGGCCGTTCCGTCGCGCTGGCGGACGTGCGGGTGGACGGGCGCAGCGGCCGCCCCGGCGAGCGCCCCGTGGGCGAGGTGGGGTTCCACTCCGTGCGCGGCGGCGACATCGTGGGCGAGCACGAGGTGATGTTCATCGGCGAGCGGGAGCGCGTGACGCTGGGGCACGTGGCCCAGGACCGCGCGCTCTTTGCGGAAGGCGCCCTGCGCGCGGCGAAGTGGCTGGCCGGCCGCGAACCCGGCGCGTACTCCATGCGCGACGTGCTCGGCCTGGGCTGA
- the dapA gene encoding 4-hydroxy-tetrahydrodipicolinate synthase yields MTQTADRGILFTGSGVALVTPMAADGAPDEGVLRELVRFHLREGTDALIVNGSTGEAATLSLDEQRSAVRAVADEVRSADRRIPVVAGCGGSDTAQVAQVAAAAREAGADALLIAPPPYNKPPQRGIVAHFQKVMDAGGDLPVIVYNVPGRTACNILPETVEQMAADERIVGIKEASGDISQIAEVARRVGGRIALYSGNDDQVVPVMSLGGKGVISVLANIAPRDMSRMATAFLEGNTAEACALQLRYLPLIAALFREGNPIPVKAAVGMLGFDVGEPRLPLVTVSDGIRAEVESAMRGVGLLGAR; encoded by the coding sequence ATGACCCAGACCGCGGACCGCGGGATTCTGTTCACCGGCTCCGGCGTGGCGCTCGTGACCCCCATGGCGGCCGACGGCGCGCCGGACGAGGGAGTGCTGCGCGAACTGGTGCGCTTTCACCTGCGCGAAGGCACCGACGCGCTGATCGTCAACGGCAGCACCGGCGAGGCGGCCACGCTGTCGCTGGACGAGCAGCGCAGCGCCGTGCGCGCCGTGGCGGACGAGGTGCGGTCCGCGGACCGCCGCATTCCCGTCGTGGCCGGGTGCGGCGGGAGCGACACGGCGCAGGTGGCGCAGGTGGCCGCGGCCGCCCGCGAGGCCGGGGCCGACGCGCTGCTCATCGCCCCGCCGCCGTACAACAAGCCGCCGCAGCGAGGGATCGTCGCGCACTTCCAGAAGGTGATGGACGCGGGCGGCGACCTGCCCGTCATCGTCTACAACGTTCCCGGCCGCACCGCGTGCAACATCCTCCCCGAAACGGTGGAGCAGATGGCGGCGGACGAGCGGATCGTGGGGATCAAGGAAGCCAGCGGCGACATCTCGCAGATCGCCGAGGTGGCGCGCCGCGTGGGCGGCCGCATCGCGCTGTACAGCGGCAACGACGACCAGGTCGTGCCCGTGATGTCGCTGGGCGGCAAGGGCGTGATCAGCGTGCTGGCCAACATTGCGCCGCGAGACATGTCGCGGATGGCCACGGCGTTCCTGGAGGGGAACACGGCCGAGGCGTGCGCGCTGCAGCTGCGCTACCTGCCGCTGATCGCGGCGCTGTTCCGCGAGGGCAACCCCATTCCGGTCAAGGCGGCGGTGGGAATGCTGGGCTTCGATGTTGGCGAGCCGCGCCTGCCGCTGGTGACCGTAAGTGACGGGATCCGTGCGGAAGTGGAATCCGCAATGCGCGGCGTGGGCCTGCTGGGAGCGCGCTGA
- a CDS encoding alpha/beta fold hydrolase encodes METPGAGWMTVGGVRLEYAWHGPAPADAPTIVFLHEGLGSVSTWRGFPARLAEACGCGALVYARSGYGRSDPAPPPRPVGFMHDEAEVLDAVLREGGVREAILFGHSDGASIALIHAARFPDSCVRAVVVEAPHVFVEECTVASIALLPERYRATEMRAKLARHHADVDATFGGWTEVWLRPEFRAWSIADLLPAMRLPVLVIQGDADEYGTTAQVDAIRASSSGPVEVVALPGRGHAPHAEQPDAVLAAAAEFIGRTAIAPD; translated from the coding sequence ATGGAAACGCCGGGCGCGGGGTGGATGACGGTCGGCGGCGTCCGCCTGGAGTACGCCTGGCACGGCCCCGCGCCGGCGGACGCGCCCACGATCGTGTTTCTGCACGAAGGACTCGGCTCCGTCAGCACGTGGCGCGGGTTTCCGGCGCGGCTGGCGGAGGCGTGCGGGTGCGGCGCGCTGGTGTACGCCCGCTCGGGCTACGGCCGGTCCGATCCCGCTCCGCCGCCGCGCCCCGTCGGCTTCATGCACGACGAGGCGGAGGTGCTGGATGCGGTGCTGCGCGAGGGGGGCGTGCGCGAGGCCATCCTTTTCGGCCACAGCGACGGAGCGTCCATCGCGCTGATCCACGCGGCGCGGTTTCCGGATTCGTGTGTCCGTGCAGTGGTGGTGGAGGCGCCGCACGTGTTCGTGGAGGAGTGCACGGTGGCGAGCATCGCCCTTCTCCCCGAGCGGTACCGGGCGACGGAGATGCGGGCGAAGCTGGCGCGCCACCACGCGGACGTGGACGCCACGTTCGGCGGATGGACGGAGGTGTGGCTGCGGCCGGAGTTCCGCGCGTGGTCCATCGCGGATCTGCTTCCGGCGATGCGCCTCCCCGTGCTCGTCATCCAGGGCGATGCGGACGAGTACGGCACGACGGCGCAGGTGGACGCCATCCGCGCCTCATCCTCCGGCCCGGTGGAGGTCGTCGCGCTCCCCGGCCGCGGCCACGCGCCGCACGCCGAGCAGCCCGACGCCGTCCTCGCTGCCGCGGCGGAGTTCATCGGGCGCACCGCCATTGCTCCGGACTGA